A portion of the Rhodococcus pseudokoreensis genome contains these proteins:
- a CDS encoding TRAP transporter large permease, which yields MATEQLSDVDVADVRESPTDSNTRGSWILFAICGAVIASCVVALFLPLEPAAVGGFASLLMLALIFLRVPVAFAMIAPSLLGMYALRGTPLVEGTLTTLPYTQAASWTLSAIPMFILMGLLMWKAGLTESLYIAARRWLGWVPGGLAVGTNVAGAGLAAVSGSSAGTTYALARIGIPEMLKAGYDKRLAIGSVIVAGLPGQLIPPSIMLVIFAGIAEVPVGPQLLAGVIPGVMVAVLFTIMIVVFARKWAPKDENTEVISLRERLVSLARVWPVPLIIATIALGIFSGTFTATEAGAVSALLAVIVALWLKRRDAPWKAVGSASSIAVSSVGAIFLMLVGVEALARMYSLTGISTGFAEWVESMDLNRVTFLLAMTVVYVLLGTFMEPLPMMVLTIPVLMPTLVTLDIDLLWYGVFAVFMGELAVVTPPVGILSFIIYSITKEPEVNQGVNIRLTDVFNSTWYFMPMALVVTLLLIFFPEIATYLPAAASGGQ from the coding sequence ATGGCGACTGAACAGCTCAGTGACGTGGATGTAGCGGACGTTCGAGAGTCTCCGACGGACAGCAACACCCGCGGGTCCTGGATTCTGTTTGCAATCTGCGGCGCAGTCATCGCCTCCTGCGTTGTGGCGCTGTTCCTACCGCTCGAGCCCGCGGCAGTGGGGGGCTTCGCGAGCCTGCTGATGCTGGCGCTCATTTTCCTTCGAGTGCCGGTTGCGTTTGCGATGATTGCTCCCTCACTACTCGGCATGTACGCGCTGCGAGGAACTCCGCTCGTTGAAGGAACGCTCACGACGCTGCCTTACACCCAAGCGGCGAGCTGGACGCTGAGCGCCATTCCTATGTTCATCCTCATGGGACTGCTCATGTGGAAGGCCGGGTTGACCGAAAGTCTCTACATTGCGGCGCGGCGTTGGCTCGGATGGGTTCCCGGTGGACTCGCAGTGGGGACCAATGTCGCCGGCGCCGGTCTGGCGGCAGTAAGCGGCTCCTCGGCGGGAACTACCTATGCCTTGGCGCGGATCGGAATTCCGGAAATGCTCAAAGCCGGTTACGATAAGCGTCTCGCGATCGGCTCGGTCATCGTGGCCGGCCTTCCAGGTCAACTCATTCCCCCAAGCATCATGCTGGTCATCTTTGCCGGTATCGCGGAAGTGCCCGTCGGTCCTCAACTCCTCGCGGGAGTCATTCCAGGAGTCATGGTCGCCGTTCTTTTCACGATCATGATCGTGGTTTTCGCCCGGAAGTGGGCCCCGAAGGACGAGAACACCGAAGTGATCAGCCTGAGAGAACGTCTGGTGAGCCTCGCGAGGGTCTGGCCTGTCCCGCTCATCATCGCGACCATTGCGCTCGGAATTTTCAGCGGTACGTTCACCGCGACCGAGGCGGGAGCCGTTTCGGCGCTGCTCGCAGTCATCGTCGCTCTATGGTTGAAGCGCCGCGATGCACCCTGGAAGGCCGTCGGATCGGCTTCTTCGATCGCCGTCAGCAGCGTTGGTGCAATCTTCCTCATGCTGGTCGGAGTCGAGGCGCTTGCTCGTATGTACTCGTTGACCGGCATCAGCACTGGATTCGCTGAGTGGGTCGAGTCCATGGATCTCAACAGGGTGACTTTCCTCCTCGCAATGACGGTGGTCTACGTCCTGCTGGGAACTTTCATGGAACCGCTACCGATGATGGTGCTGACGATTCCGGTGCTGATGCCGACGCTGGTGACACTCGACATCGATCTCCTCTGGTATGGGGTTTTCGCTGTCTTCATGGGCGAACTGGCGGTCGTGACACCGCCTGTCGGAATTCTGTCTTTCATTATCTACTCGATCACCAAGGAGCCTGAGGTAAATCAGGGCGTAAACATCCGACTGACGGACGTGTTCAACTCGACCTGGTACTTCATGCCGATGGCCCTCGTGGTGACGCTTCTCCTGATCTTCTTCCCGGAAATCGCCACCTATCTCCCGGCGGCCGCATCGGGAGGTCAGTAG
- a CDS encoding TRAP transporter small permease: MTRISTSRLIQLLIEVPAVAVTFTMMLHISANALLRTFFNDSLPNTLEIVQYWYMPILVFLGFVAAQHRGQHIAADLLFEKLPHQAKRFVAAATFALCAVVAFGFARYGWHEAMKAMEIRRPAGVTMVPSWPTYFLPTLAFSIMTVQFAWASISALVRLESIAPATDSPDAVLSELDVNHNFDRTN, translated from the coding sequence ATGACTCGAATTTCCACGTCGAGGCTCATCCAGCTGCTGATCGAAGTACCGGCAGTAGCCGTGACTTTTACGATGATGCTCCATATTTCGGCGAATGCGTTGCTCCGCACCTTCTTCAACGACTCCCTCCCGAACACTCTCGAGATCGTCCAGTACTGGTACATGCCGATCTTGGTGTTCCTCGGCTTCGTTGCAGCCCAACACCGCGGGCAGCACATTGCGGCCGACCTACTTTTCGAGAAGTTGCCCCATCAAGCTAAGCGTTTTGTCGCAGCGGCCACTTTCGCCCTCTGTGCGGTCGTCGCTTTCGGATTCGCGCGCTACGGATGGCATGAGGCGATGAAGGCGATGGAAATCCGCCGCCCGGCAGGCGTGACGATGGTTCCGTCATGGCCTACGTATTTTCTTCCGACCCTGGCCTTCTCGATCATGACCGTCCAGTTCGCATGGGCGTCGATCTCTGCGCTGGTCAGGCTCGAGTCCATTGCGCCGGCAACGGACAGTCCCGATGCCGTCCTCAGCGAGCTCGATGTCAACCACAACTTCGATAGGACTAATTGA
- the dctP gene encoding TRAP transporter substrate-binding protein DctP: protein MRTTRAGFTALALATAMAMTGCAEISGGSSGAGGDGVEFGATKEEYQAAFEGVGPITLTAQTLAPKGSVSGKPTEDYLAAVTEWSGGKIIFDISYSNAIAPPNETAEAFVDGRLDVANVIPVYKPAEYPAYNAVINSAGAVASPGLAVGNLQANSAPIELAFSTPEIEAEFRNAGVVPLAPYFVTGPPAMVCKDKRVSLNDVKGAQISVSSAAQREQVERLGATAVSLSFAEVFEGLQRGVIDCTVTSLTAIQTGGLLQVAKYIVLDEQVGFSPASAAFGFSVSRWDSLPLVARQLLRDRVDVFLESSIENMNWPDASNLVGEIEKFGGTVASWSDDARDKLAGIKADQLDALSENTALADPRAAIEGARKMSEAWLARSAELTGAEDVALTDFKEWFARREFEIRPWVDAVMEDIYLPHRPH from the coding sequence ATGCGCACCACGCGTGCGGGTTTCACGGCCCTGGCGTTGGCTACGGCGATGGCGATGACTGGATGTGCCGAGATCTCGGGCGGGTCGAGCGGCGCCGGCGGGGACGGTGTCGAGTTCGGAGCTACCAAGGAGGAGTACCAAGCTGCGTTCGAGGGGGTAGGGCCGATCACGCTCACAGCCCAAACTCTTGCGCCGAAAGGTTCGGTGAGTGGTAAGCCGACCGAGGACTACCTGGCGGCCGTTACCGAGTGGTCCGGGGGCAAGATCATCTTCGATATCTCCTATTCCAACGCAATCGCGCCACCCAACGAGACCGCCGAGGCCTTCGTGGACGGGCGCCTGGACGTCGCAAACGTGATCCCGGTCTACAAGCCTGCCGAGTACCCTGCCTACAACGCGGTGATTAACTCGGCGGGAGCCGTGGCAAGTCCCGGCCTGGCTGTGGGCAATCTGCAGGCGAACTCTGCGCCGATCGAACTCGCATTCTCGACACCCGAGATAGAGGCCGAGTTCCGCAACGCCGGCGTCGTGCCACTGGCCCCATACTTCGTTACCGGGCCACCAGCAATGGTCTGCAAGGACAAGAGGGTGAGCCTGAACGATGTGAAAGGAGCACAGATCTCCGTGAGTTCGGCGGCCCAGCGCGAGCAGGTCGAGCGACTTGGAGCTACCGCGGTGTCCCTCAGTTTCGCGGAAGTCTTCGAGGGGCTCCAACGCGGGGTCATCGACTGCACGGTCACTTCTTTGACAGCCATCCAGACCGGCGGACTGCTTCAGGTGGCGAAGTACATCGTCCTCGACGAGCAGGTCGGATTCTCCCCAGCATCAGCGGCGTTCGGCTTCAGCGTGAGCCGGTGGGACTCGCTCCCGCTCGTCGCCAGGCAGCTGCTGCGGGATCGCGTGGATGTCTTTCTCGAGTCCAGTATCGAGAACATGAACTGGCCGGACGCCAGCAATTTGGTCGGCGAAATCGAGAAGTTCGGGGGCACCGTCGCCTCCTGGTCCGACGACGCTCGAGACAAGCTCGCCGGGATCAAGGCGGATCAGCTGGATGCGCTGAGTGAGAACACAGCATTGGCCGACCCTCGGGCCGCGATTGAGGGTGCACGGAAGATGTCCGAGGCCTGGCTAGCCAGGTCGGCCGAGCTTACCGGCGCCGAGGACGTTGCCTTGACGGATTTCAAGGAGTGGTTCGCCCGCAGAGAGTTCGAAATCCGGCCTTGGGTCGATGCTGTCATGGAAGACATCTATCTTCCACACCGTCCACATTGA
- a CDS encoding iron-containing alcohol dehydrogenase has product MSEAPFQVRSWTTRVVNVGAATSDVLPGLLDELGAKRVFLLASATLSGIDDAMAPIRRSLGSRLVVEYSRIRPHVPFSDLVKAVAALRFSQADIVVAVGGGSIGEAGKVLPLCLKYGVTSDDDAEGFRAAYQWDGTTVQRSAETAPELPVICVPTTLSGGEYNHRHGVTWPDVGKRGIGHELSAPWAVIQDPYLAAFTPDWAWHSTGMRAVDHAVEGLVSPWTNNYWRTSGVAGLAALTDGLRAVAADTRDTAGRELSQLGAWQVITPLLNGVPFGLSHAIGHSLGGLFDVPHGYSSCAVMAAVQEWNAEMGVDGLNDVARALGRPGYPVDHSLRELILELGLPSSLGEVGVAPGQHRAIAESAFEDRPSRTNPRAVGGADDIVDVLRLAQTRRS; this is encoded by the coding sequence GTGTCCGAGGCCCCTTTCCAAGTCCGCTCCTGGACGACAAGGGTTGTCAATGTCGGCGCGGCAACGTCCGACGTCCTCCCCGGCCTATTGGACGAGCTCGGCGCAAAGCGGGTATTTCTTCTCGCAAGCGCTACGTTGAGCGGGATTGACGACGCGATGGCGCCGATCCGCCGCTCTCTCGGTAGCCGGCTCGTCGTGGAGTACTCGCGAATTCGACCCCACGTACCTTTCTCAGATCTAGTGAAAGCCGTGGCAGCACTACGATTCTCGCAAGCCGACATCGTCGTCGCGGTGGGTGGAGGATCGATCGGCGAAGCCGGGAAAGTGTTGCCATTGTGCCTCAAATACGGTGTGACATCGGATGACGATGCAGAAGGATTCCGCGCCGCTTACCAGTGGGACGGAACCACTGTCCAGCGATCCGCGGAGACCGCGCCCGAGCTGCCCGTCATCTGCGTGCCGACTACCTTGTCCGGCGGCGAGTACAACCATCGTCACGGTGTGACATGGCCTGATGTCGGCAAGCGCGGCATCGGCCACGAGCTGAGCGCGCCCTGGGCGGTGATCCAGGATCCGTACCTCGCGGCCTTCACGCCTGATTGGGCCTGGCACTCGACCGGAATGCGAGCGGTCGACCACGCCGTCGAGGGCTTGGTCTCGCCTTGGACCAATAACTATTGGCGCACTTCTGGTGTCGCCGGGCTCGCGGCTTTGACCGACGGGCTACGAGCCGTCGCAGCGGACACGCGCGACACCGCCGGGCGAGAGTTGTCCCAACTCGGAGCCTGGCAGGTAATCACCCCCTTGCTGAACGGAGTGCCGTTCGGCCTGAGTCATGCAATCGGTCATTCACTGGGCGGCCTGTTCGATGTCCCGCACGGCTATTCCTCCTGCGCTGTAATGGCGGCCGTGCAGGAATGGAATGCCGAAATGGGTGTCGACGGCCTGAATGACGTCGCCCGAGCATTAGGGCGACCTGGTTATCCGGTGGATCACTCCCTCAGGGAACTCATCCTCGAGCTCGGACTCCCCTCATCGCTCGGGGAGGTCGGGGTGGCACCTGGGCAGCACCGGGCAATCGCTGAGTCTGCGTTCGAAGATCGACCCAGCCGCACGAATCCCCGAGCCGTCGGTGGAGCGGACGACATTGTCGATGTCCTTCGACTCGCTCAAACACGTCGCAGTTAG
- a CDS encoding MaoC/PaaZ C-terminal domain-containing protein: MLNGPFPIYAEDLEVGTRIHLGTYEVSEEEVLEFGRRWDDLPIHTCPSKAASSQFGGLIASGVHTMAMNQSLMSRKFISHLAIVAGKGIREMRLDHPVRPGDTLSCDVTIVSIDLRDGRADLTTRASMVNQDGQQVLDLTGVTVIRRRPPG; the protein is encoded by the coding sequence ATGCTGAACGGACCCTTTCCGATCTACGCCGAAGATCTCGAGGTCGGAACCCGGATTCATCTCGGAACGTATGAGGTCTCCGAGGAAGAAGTGCTCGAGTTCGGGCGACGTTGGGACGACCTTCCCATCCACACCTGTCCGTCCAAGGCGGCCTCCAGCCAGTTCGGCGGGCTTATTGCCAGCGGTGTCCACACGATGGCCATGAATCAGAGCCTCATGTCTCGCAAGTTCATCTCCCATCTCGCCATCGTTGCCGGCAAAGGGATTCGTGAGATGAGGCTGGATCACCCGGTCAGGCCGGGCGACACACTCAGTTGCGATGTCACCATCGTGTCCATCGATCTCCGTGACGGACGAGCGGACCTGACCACCCGAGCGTCCATGGTCAATCAGGACGGACAGCAGGTTCTGGATCTGACCGGCGTGACGGTAATTCGACGACGCCCGCCGGGCTGA
- a CDS encoding alpha/beta fold hydrolase, with product MVVQDQLTFAGQDVTLAAERWTPSTDDRRLGTVLLLHGGGQTRNSWKRTAERLAEHGWTAIALDARGHGDSSWASDADYTPDAMIADLRAVVAALGERPVLVGASLGGITSLLAQGEDPALASGLVLVDVTPRIQAEGRDEVAAFMRSGSEGFGSLEEAAEAVTAFNPSRKRPPRPEGMRKNLRLRDGRWYWHWDPKFLDTRLDDLTPEVIDARTRRAMDAGANLKVPTMLVRASNSQIVSPESAQELLAVIPHGRLVNIDGASHMVAGDDNDLFARELLGFLGECARVGG from the coding sequence ATGGTTGTTCAGGATCAGCTCACCTTTGCCGGTCAAGACGTCACGCTGGCTGCAGAACGTTGGACCCCGTCGACCGACGATCGCCGCCTAGGTACTGTGCTGCTCCTCCACGGGGGCGGGCAAACCCGCAATTCGTGGAAGCGCACGGCCGAGCGGCTCGCCGAGCATGGCTGGACCGCTATTGCGCTGGACGCGCGAGGCCACGGCGACAGCTCGTGGGCATCCGATGCGGACTACACCCCGGACGCAATGATTGCCGACTTACGTGCGGTCGTCGCCGCCCTCGGCGAACGCCCCGTGCTCGTCGGCGCCTCTCTGGGAGGCATTACATCACTCCTGGCGCAAGGGGAAGATCCCGCTCTGGCGTCCGGGCTCGTGCTGGTCGACGTCACACCTCGTATCCAGGCCGAGGGGCGCGACGAAGTCGCCGCATTCATGCGTTCGGGCAGCGAGGGGTTCGGATCCTTGGAAGAGGCGGCGGAAGCCGTGACTGCCTTCAACCCGAGCCGAAAGCGCCCGCCACGGCCTGAGGGCATGCGCAAGAACCTGCGACTGCGCGACGGGCGTTGGTACTGGCATTGGGATCCAAAGTTCCTCGACACCCGGCTCGATGACCTGACGCCGGAGGTGATCGACGCCCGGACCCGTCGGGCAATGGACGCTGGCGCCAACCTCAAGGTCCCGACTATGCTCGTGCGCGCCAGTAACTCGCAGATCGTCAGCCCTGAAAGCGCACAGGAACTGCTCGCCGTGATCCCACACGGTAGGTTGGTCAACATCGACGGGGCGAGTCACATGGTGGCCGGCGACGACAACGACCTGTTCGCACGAGAGCTTCTGGGATTTCTCGGAGAATGCGCCCGAGTCGGCGGGTGA
- a CDS encoding AMP-binding protein has product MTVDNLSALTAPQILSHHASRRADHVFCDFSGDQWTYGMLDGAVTRAANGFKSLGVERGQRVAYMLANHVDTMVVWLGLMRLGAIVVPINTAYKGEFLRHQIADSQASIVVAESGYIDRLVAVAEGAPLVHTVIVRGEQVGAGRLKVFGLDEVKSGSTDPVDDSDITPATSAMLMYTSGTTGPSKGCTVSHGYVTTCGTSMVGCYGLREDDILWISAPMYHFGCLASAVMPTLITGSTVAIAPKFSLSDFWPAIERSRATIAMLISTMVTLVAHAPDSEASIRCKGQLRLINGAPLGEEEQQLFKERFGVQHAGPAGYGITEASIVTQNKISEPSPAGSSGKRFEVFDVKIVDDDNNECPPGVPGLIFVKPSVPHAMMDGYWNNPEATARVFRDGWFNTGDIGKLDEDGYFYFLDRAKDYLRKGGENISSFEMESAFLQHPAVRDVAVHAVISELSEDEIKATIVLNDDASVTEYEFCRWSMDHVPAYAVPRFIEFRGELPKNMVGRVLKFELRDEGRTPATWDREETDLAVQRRSAPVKRG; this is encoded by the coding sequence ATGACCGTTGACAACCTGAGTGCACTCACAGCACCACAGATTCTGTCCCACCACGCTTCGCGCCGCGCTGATCATGTCTTCTGCGACTTCTCGGGCGACCAGTGGACTTACGGCATGCTGGATGGCGCCGTGACCCGGGCGGCGAACGGCTTCAAGTCTCTCGGCGTCGAGCGCGGGCAGCGTGTTGCCTACATGCTCGCCAACCACGTGGACACCATGGTCGTCTGGCTGGGCCTGATGCGGCTCGGCGCGATCGTTGTACCCATCAACACCGCGTACAAGGGGGAGTTTCTCCGCCATCAAATCGCTGACAGCCAGGCGTCGATCGTGGTCGCCGAGTCCGGGTACATTGATCGGCTCGTCGCTGTTGCGGAGGGGGCACCGCTCGTCCACACCGTGATCGTGCGTGGCGAGCAGGTAGGGGCGGGTCGCTTGAAGGTGTTCGGCCTCGATGAGGTCAAGTCCGGTAGCACCGATCCGGTGGATGACTCGGACATCACCCCGGCGACGTCCGCAATGCTGATGTATACGTCCGGTACGACGGGTCCATCCAAAGGCTGCACCGTAAGCCATGGCTATGTCACGACGTGCGGCACGTCGATGGTTGGCTGCTATGGGCTGCGCGAGGATGACATCCTCTGGATTTCGGCGCCCATGTACCACTTCGGATGTCTCGCATCCGCCGTAATGCCAACACTGATCACCGGATCGACTGTGGCGATCGCACCCAAGTTCTCGTTGAGCGATTTCTGGCCCGCGATCGAGCGGAGCCGGGCGACGATCGCGATGTTGATCAGCACCATGGTGACTCTGGTTGCGCACGCGCCGGACAGCGAGGCCTCGATTCGGTGCAAGGGGCAGCTGCGGTTGATCAATGGTGCCCCGCTGGGGGAGGAGGAGCAGCAACTGTTCAAGGAGCGGTTCGGTGTGCAGCACGCGGGGCCCGCGGGCTATGGAATCACTGAAGCATCCATCGTGACGCAGAACAAGATCTCCGAGCCGTCGCCGGCGGGTTCCTCCGGGAAGCGCTTCGAAGTCTTCGACGTCAAGATCGTCGACGACGACAACAACGAGTGCCCGCCGGGCGTGCCCGGCCTGATCTTCGTGAAGCCGTCTGTACCCCACGCGATGATGGACGGCTACTGGAACAACCCGGAAGCCACCGCCCGCGTGTTCCGGGACGGCTGGTTCAACACCGGCGACATCGGGAAGTTGGACGAGGACGGCTACTTCTACTTCCTCGATCGAGCCAAGGATTACCTGCGGAAGGGCGGCGAGAACATCTCGAGCTTCGAGATGGAGAGTGCGTTCCTCCAGCATCCGGCTGTCCGCGACGTCGCAGTGCACGCGGTGATCTCGGAGCTGTCCGAGGACGAGATCAAGGCAACCATTGTTCTGAATGACGATGCTTCCGTGACGGAGTACGAATTCTGTCGGTGGTCGATGGACCACGTTCCGGCATATGCGGTGCCGCGCTTCATCGAGTTCCGCGGCGAGTTGCCGAAGAACATGGTTGGCCGAGTCCTGAAGTTCGAGCTGCGCGACGAGGGGCGAACGCCGGCGACCTGGGATCGTGAAGAGACCGACCTCGCGGTGCAGCGCCGCTCGGCGCCGGTGAAGAGGGGATAG
- a CDS encoding alpha/beta hydrolase, whose translation MVSPQAKAINERLSAYRTTLVERGWVPTLEDLRKRSLSNARLATEPTGIRTTEVTAGIAPALLHEPEGGGSGWVYLHCHGGGLVTGTSAGWSRLLGHLALRSGWPVLNLDYRLAPENPHPAGLEDAMAAFRWLEAQGYPADQIVVGGDSAGSSLALGTVQRLRDKGICGGGCVLLSPCVDFTLTNPSIKARAEADISSTPEMLDLTRNLYVGDRDAFDPQISPGLAAMDGLPPLHIEVSQQDILFDDATNLAERASKSGVDVDLKVWDEVPHVHQLYAGNMPEADESIGLVAEWLGSRKAAKEASRMSAP comes from the coding sequence ATGGTCAGTCCGCAGGCCAAGGCCATCAACGAAAGACTTTCCGCCTACCGCACCACGCTCGTCGAGCGTGGGTGGGTTCCCACGCTCGAGGACCTGCGGAAGCGGTCCTTGTCCAATGCCCGACTCGCCACCGAGCCCACCGGTATCCGGACAACCGAGGTGACCGCAGGAATCGCCCCTGCGCTCCTGCACGAGCCCGAGGGGGGTGGCAGTGGCTGGGTCTACCTGCATTGCCACGGAGGCGGACTGGTGACAGGCACCTCCGCAGGCTGGTCGCGCTTGCTGGGGCACCTGGCCCTCCGGTCCGGCTGGCCGGTGCTGAACCTCGACTACCGCCTCGCGCCCGAAAACCCTCATCCTGCTGGACTCGAGGATGCTATGGCTGCGTTCCGCTGGCTCGAGGCGCAGGGCTACCCGGCCGATCAGATCGTCGTGGGCGGCGACAGCGCCGGTTCCTCGCTCGCGCTCGGTACGGTTCAGAGGCTCCGCGACAAGGGCATCTGCGGCGGCGGCTGCGTCCTGCTCTCACCGTGCGTCGATTTCACGCTCACCAACCCCTCGATCAAAGCAAGGGCGGAGGCAGATATTTCGTCCACACCCGAAATGCTGGATCTGACGCGCAATCTCTACGTCGGCGACCGCGACGCCTTCGACCCGCAAATTTCGCCGGGATTGGCCGCAATGGACGGCCTCCCGCCGCTCCACATCGAGGTCAGCCAGCAAGACATTCTGTTCGACGATGCCACCAATCTCGCGGAACGTGCTTCCAAGTCGGGCGTTGACGTCGATCTGAAGGTATGGGACGAGGTGCCACACGTGCACCAGCTCTATGCCGGCAACATGCCGGAGGCCGACGAGTCGATCGGACTCGTCGCAGAGTGGTTGGGCAGCAGGAAAGCGGCGAAGGAGGCCTCGAGGATGTCGGCACCATGA
- a CDS encoding AMP-binding protein: MTTSHPPDLLPYLVEGALGFWEIAEKLPDRGAIVSADGTTLSFGALRRWSDSIANELIRLGYGPGDTVASMFPNVPASLAVQLATSQLGIVLTPINWHQTAGEVEYILRDSGATALFTDAELADLVLDVGKRVPMDPERLFATGTGLTGFRSLTDLPDSRPVDAHRRVMGQSMYYTSGTTGRPKGVVRPTSSRTPEEVLAVRHPLTARRMGWPAAPGVHLVTAPLYHSGPNNYAYSALQRGYQVVLVGKWDAEECLRTIEAHHVTSSFMVPTMFHRLLALPEDIRSRYDTSSLNFVVHAAAPCPPHEKRAMLDWWGPVVYEFYSSTEGGGTSVGPQDWIAHPGTVGRAWEGVDVKVFDDAGNELPPGEVGMVFFRNPERFMYHNAPEKTAEAQQGEFFTAGDMGRLDEDGWLFLADRRSDLIISGGVNIYPAEIEAVLLEHPAVSDAAVVGLPDEVWGSRVHAVISPAEGVVPGPQLQSDLEAHWVDRLASFKRPRSIEFRALSRTDTGKLNRSALRASVLAERAD; this comes from the coding sequence ATGACAACGTCTCATCCTCCCGACCTACTGCCATACCTGGTGGAGGGGGCGCTCGGATTCTGGGAGATCGCCGAGAAACTGCCCGACAGGGGTGCAATCGTCTCCGCCGACGGCACGACGTTGTCGTTCGGCGCGTTGCGACGCTGGTCGGACTCCATTGCCAATGAGCTGATCCGCCTGGGATACGGGCCTGGGGACACTGTCGCAAGCATGTTCCCGAATGTCCCGGCTTCGCTCGCCGTGCAGCTGGCTACGTCGCAGCTCGGCATCGTGTTGACTCCGATCAACTGGCACCAGACTGCCGGCGAGGTGGAATACATCCTGCGGGACAGTGGCGCGACCGCGCTGTTCACCGACGCCGAACTCGCCGACCTGGTACTTGACGTCGGCAAGCGGGTCCCGATGGACCCGGAGCGGCTCTTCGCGACCGGCACGGGCTTGACAGGATTCCGAAGCCTGACCGACCTCCCCGACAGCCGACCGGTCGATGCGCACCGTCGGGTGATGGGCCAGTCGATGTACTACACATCCGGCACCACCGGCAGGCCCAAAGGCGTGGTGCGACCGACGTCGTCGAGGACACCCGAAGAGGTCCTCGCAGTGAGGCATCCACTGACGGCGCGCAGGATGGGTTGGCCCGCCGCGCCTGGTGTCCACCTGGTGACGGCGCCGCTCTACCACTCCGGACCGAACAATTACGCGTACAGCGCACTTCAGCGCGGATACCAGGTCGTGCTGGTGGGGAAGTGGGATGCCGAGGAGTGCCTCCGCACCATCGAGGCACATCATGTCACCTCTTCGTTCATGGTGCCCACCATGTTTCACCGACTGCTTGCTTTGCCCGAGGACATTCGCAGCCGGTACGACACCTCCTCGCTGAACTTTGTCGTGCACGCTGCGGCCCCGTGCCCGCCGCACGAGAAGCGGGCGATGCTCGACTGGTGGGGCCCGGTGGTTTACGAGTTCTATTCGTCGACCGAGGGCGGCGGTACCTCCGTTGGGCCACAGGACTGGATCGCCCATCCCGGCACCGTGGGCAGGGCGTGGGAAGGCGTCGACGTGAAGGTCTTCGACGACGCCGGGAACGAGCTGCCGCCCGGTGAGGTCGGCATGGTCTTCTTCAGGAACCCTGAGCGGTTCATGTACCACAACGCGCCGGAGAAGACCGCCGAGGCCCAACAAGGCGAGTTCTTCACCGCGGGGGATATGGGTCGCCTCGACGAGGACGGCTGGCTCTTCCTTGCCGACCGACGGTCCGACTTGATCATCTCGGGTGGGGTCAACATCTATCCAGCCGAGATCGAGGCGGTGCTGCTGGAGCATCCCGCGGTGTCCGACGCGGCTGTCGTTGGACTGCCCGACGAGGTGTGGGGAAGCCGAGTTCACGCCGTGATCTCGCCCGCCGAGGGCGTCGTCCCGGGGCCACAACTCCAGTCCGATCTGGAAGCGCATTGGGTGGACAGACTCGCGTCGTTCAAGCGGCCCAGGTCCATTGAGTTCCGGGCTTTGAGCCGGACTGACACAGGCAAGCTCAACCGGTCCGCGCTGCGCGCATCGGTCCTGGCAGAGCGGGCCGACTAG